Proteins encoded in a region of the Vicia villosa cultivar HV-30 ecotype Madison, WI linkage group LG5, Vvil1.0, whole genome shotgun sequence genome:
- the LOC131606180 gene encoding F-box/kelch-repeat protein At3g23880-like, with protein MLMTSLSVFFPEDLITEIISLLPVKPLLRFKCVSNSWNTLISDPSFVKFHLKRSTTSPNPQFTLITNHLKPLRGDYSFESDWSMVPYPISRLLDNPLATFVVDSYYLLDNKESSIAGSCNGLICLVGHSFTNMFNEYQEYWLRLWNPATRKISQKIGYFRELHSFVFNFGWDDSAGTFKVVASRYIHDGHTSEVRVLTIGDNVWRNIGNLPVVPLGLELRGRRIDKGYEYGCVVSNTSFNWLASHKNMSFNWSYYVNDMTVEDLVIVSLNLGTETYNCYQLPPVELPPEEPTIGVLEECLCLCYSYKGTDIVIWLMKKFGVEDSWIQFLKISYHNLQLGYHFSFLPLFLSKDGDTLVLCSSHNEEAILYNLRDNNMQRIEVKVHKTIIDHETHNSLCLTLAQGYVESLISIC; from the coding sequence ATGTTAATGACTTCGTTGTCGGTGTTCTTCCCTGAAGATCTCATCACTGAGATCATTTCATTACTTCCTGTTAAACCTCTTCTTCGATTCAAGTGTGTAAGTAATTCTTGGAACACTCTCATTTCTGATCCTTCTTTTGTGAAATTCCATCTCAAGAGATCAACAACATCACCAAATCCACAATTCACATTAATAACTAATCATCTCAAACCTTTACGGGGAGATTATAGTTTTGAAAGTGACTGGAGTATGGTTCCGTATCCTATAAGTCGTTTACTAGATAACCCGTTAGCTACTTTTGTCGTTGATTCTTACTACCTTTTGGACAATAAAGAATCCTCTATTGCTGGTTCATGTAACGGATTGATCTGTCTAGTTGGTCATAGTTTCACTAATATGTTTAATGAGTATCAAGAGTACTGGTTGCGATTATGGAACCCAGCCACTagaaaaatatctcaaaaaattGGGTATTTTCGTGAGTTACATAGTTTCGTCTTCAATTTTGGTTGGGATGATTCTGCGGGCACGTTTAAAGTGGTTGCGTCACGTTACATTCATGATGGGCATACAAGTGAGGTGAGAGTTTTAACTATTGGTGATAATGTCTGGAGAAATATTGGAAATTTACCTGTTGTTCCCCTTGGTTTGGAGTTGCGTGGAAGACGTATAGATAAGGGGTATGAATATGGTTGTGTTGTTTCAAATACCTCTTTTAATTGGTTAGCTAGTCACAAGAACATGTCATTCAATTGGAGTTATTATGTAAATGACATGACTGTTGAGGACCTTGTTATTGTTTCGCTTAATCTAGGGACGGAGACATATAATTGTTATCAGTTACCTCCCGTAGAGCTGCCACCTGAAGAGCCAACAATTGGTGTGTTGGAGGAATGCCTTTGTTTGTGTTATTCTTATAAGGGAACTGATATCGTTATATGGCTAATGAAGAAATTTGGAGTTGAAGATTCTTGGATTCAATTTCTTAAAATTAGTTATCATAATCTTCAATTAGGCTATCATTTTTCATTCTTGCCATTGTTTCTCTCTAAGGATGGTGATACATTGGTATTGTGCAGTTCTCATAATGAAGAAGCAATTCTTTATAATTTGAGAGATAATAATATGCAGCGAATAGAAGTTAAAGTGcataaaactattattgatcatgAAACTCACAACTCTCTATGCTTAACCCTGGCCCAAGGATATGTTGAAAGCTTGAtttcaatttgttga